Proteins encoded together in one Tripterygium wilfordii isolate XIE 37 chromosome 14, ASM1340144v1, whole genome shotgun sequence window:
- the LOC120014130 gene encoding probable terpene synthase 6 — protein MATLTAVPLGLPSHTKQVISPPLWNKPAVFATGFSTGFTMNKSPRRPNYQVQASTKTDQEILRKRANFAPNMWGDHFNTITSSTFSVGIMQHYQSIEYESYTREVNVLKEEVKDMLMAATRNPVQNIHLIDLLSRLGLAYHYETEIELQLHHIFYGEDNIFRDHDYDLDTMARLFRLCRQYGYDISCVVFNKFLDGEGKLKANLVSDTKAMLNLYEACHVSLLGEDILDKALSLTTTHLKALVKETSQHLAQHIMNALEQPFHKGAPRLEARKYIAFYEKEECRHDKILKFAKLDFNRVQLLYQQELNHLTSWWKDTNLASECPYTRDRIVEMYGWAAISTFEPYYGRARIIYTKTIMLQSAMDDGYDSYGTPEELESFTEAIQRWDMSAMDLLPDYLKNYYRILLNHYEELDKEMTAEGRPYSVSRLKELVKEVSDAYHKETQWFDKGYIPPFNEYMMTARITGSCQVITAASFVGMENATADAFEWLQSSRRLIMAVNTILRLTNDILSHKREQTTGESASSIECYMRQYSLSEEEVIENFEKTIANQWKIINEEFMKPTPISNHLVSVAINQARSCGPWFQFGDAYTEPEYAKDIISLMFIEKIHI, from the exons atggcaacaCTGACAGCAGTGCCTTTAGGTTTACCATCCCACACCAAGCAAGTAATTTCACCTCCACTTTGGAATAAACCTGCCGTCTTCGCCACTGGGTTTTCCACTGGCTTCACTATGAACAAGTCACCAAGAAGGCCTAATTATCAGGTGCAAGCTTCCACCAAGACGGATCAAGAAATTTTGCGTAAACGCGCAAACTTCGCTCCCAATATGTGGGGTGATCATTTTAATACCATCACCTCTTCCACCTTTTCGGTAGGGATTATGCAGCATTATCAATCAATA GAATATGAATCATACACAAGAGAGGTAAATGTTCTAAAAGAAGAAGTGAAGGATATGTTAATGGCTGCAACAAGGAATCCAGTCCAGAATATTCATTTGATTGACTTGCTATCTAGGCTGGGACTGGCATATCACTACGAAACTGAGATTGAACTCCAATTACATCACATATTTTACGGCGAAGATAACATTTTCCGCGATCATGACTATGATTTGGATACTATGGCTCGTCTGTTCCGGTTATGTCGACAGTATGGATATGACATATCTTGTG TTGTGTTCAATAAATTCCTGGATGGTGAAGGAAAGTTGAAGGCAAATCTTGTGAGCGATACAAAAGCAATGTTGAATTTGTATGAAGCTTGTCATGTTAGCCTGCTTGGAGAAGATATTCTAGACAAAGCCCTTTCGCTTACGACTACTCATTTGAAGGCCTTGGTGAAGGAGACAAGCCAGCATCTGGCACAACATATAATGAATGCCTTGGAGCAGCCCTTCCACAAGGGTGCGCCAAGATTAGAGGCAAGAAAGTATATTGCTTTCTATGAGAAAGAGGAGTGTAGGCATGACAAGATTCTCAAATTCGCAAAGTTGGACTTCAATCGAGTGCAATTATTATACCAACAGGAACTCAACCATCTCACcag TTGGTGGAAGGATACCAATCTGGCTTCCGAGTGCCCTTACACCAGAGATAGAATTGTGGAGATGTATGGATGGGCAGCAATATCAACATTCGAGCCATATTATGGACGGGCCAGAATTATTTATACCAAAACGATAATGTTGCAGTCTGCAATGGATGACGGATATGACTCCTACGGCACACCTGAAGAACTTGAAAGTTTTACAGAGGCTATTCAAAG GTGGGATATGTCTGCGATGGATCTGCTACCAGATTATTTAAAGAATTATTATCGCATTCTCCTAAATCATTATGAAGAGTTAGACAAAGAAATGACCGCTGAAGGAAGACCTTATAGTGTCTCTCGCTTAAAGGAATTG GTTAAGGAAGTTTCAGATGCCTATCATAAGGAAACTCAGTGGTTTGACAAAGGATATATTCCCCCATTTAATGAATACATGATGACTGCACGTATAACAGGTTCTTGTCAAGTAATTACAGCGGCATCTTTTGTTGGGATGGAAAATGCAACAGCTGATGCATTTGAATGGTTGCAAAGTAGTCGCAGACTTATAATGGCAGTCAACACAATCCTTCGTCTTACCAATGACATCCTATCTCATAAG cgTGAGCAAACAACTGGGGAATCTGCTTCGAGCATTGAATGCTATATGAGGCAATATAGTCTCTCAGAAGAGGAGgtgattgaaaattttgaaaagacgATTGCCAATCAGTGGAAGATCATCAACGAGGAGTTTATGAAGCCAACTCCTATCTCAAATCATCTCGTATCGGTAGCCATAAACCAGGCACGCAGCTGCGGACCATGGTTCCAATTTGGAGATGCATATACAGAACCAGAATATGCCAAGGATATAATCTCCTTAATGTTCATAGAAAAAATCCACATATAA